The genomic region CTTAAGCCTCTGGAGTTGACGCAGACTCACTGGGTAACACTGCACAATATCCACCAACTGCCACCGGATCAATCACAGATACAACTGGCAAAAGCGATCGGTATTGAACAGCCATCGTTGGTACGTACGTTGGATCAGCTCGAAGAGAAGGGGCTGATTTCACGTCAGACATGTGCCAGCGATCGCCGGGCAAAACGCATTAAGCTGACTGAAAAGGCAGAACCGCTGATCGCCGATATGGAAGCAGTCATCAACAAAACCCGTGGTGAAATTCTGGAAGGTATTTCAATGCAGGAAATTGATCTGCTGATCAAGCTTATTGCACGTCTGGAACACAACATTATCGAACTACAGTCTCACGACTAAACGGGAAACGTGTGGCCAGTTACTGACCACACGTTAATTTGCTTAGCGCGGAGAAACGGTAACCTGGCTA from Citrobacter sp. RHB25-C09 harbors:
- the slyA gene encoding transcriptional regulator SlyA; the encoded protein is MKLESPLGSDLARLVRIWRALIDHRLKPLELTQTHWVTLHNIHQLPPDQSQIQLAKAIGIEQPSLVRTLDQLEEKGLISRQTCASDRRAKRIKLTEKAEPLIADMEAVINKTRGEILEGISMQEIDLLIKLIARLEHNIIELQSHD